From Lytechinus variegatus isolate NC3 chromosome 16, Lvar_3.0, whole genome shotgun sequence, the proteins below share one genomic window:
- the LOC121430323 gene encoding presenilins-associated rhomboid-like protein, mitochondrial, with translation MNVLLSNMRQFTGRTKQVIFSDVHISQLRSFRRAAQDGKGLSRSPKKKIVDVKFDKAHLEQFNVIYEDVPKKLPFSRLFKPFVFAGVFTGCAFSGAAVWQYEEARSRAINRLRQRYSGFFDARERKHGEFREMMHQWYGRLTGTQKVVLGIVAANIAVFTFWRIPAMQHFMIQWFSANPAASATCLPMILSVFSHYSLWHLGVNMYVLWSFSGSIGSVLGKEQFLAMYLSAGVWSSFASYALKIATSRFNPSLGASGAIMAVLGAVCVQYPDARLAIVFLPFITFSASTGLVALLGLETTGVLLGWQFFDHAAHLAGLLFGCYYIKHGHKVFWDKRQHYLEHWHKHRGKPSEV, from the exons ATGAATGTCCTTTTATCAAATATGCGACAATTTACTGGTCG GACAAAGCAAGTGATTTTCTCAGATGTTCACATATCTCAGTTAAGATCATTTAGAAGAGCAGCACAAGATGGGAAAGGACTATCTAGAAGCCCCAAGAAGAAAATTGTCGATGTGAAATTTGACAAGGCACACCTAGAGCAGTTCAACGTTATTTATGAAGATGTTCCAAAGAAACTTCCGTTCAGCAGACTGTTCAAACCTTTTGTATTTGCAGGAGTT TTTACAGGATGTGCATTTAGTGGGGCAGCAGTCTGGCAGTATGAAGAAGCACGTAGCAGGGCCATCAACAGACTCAGGCAGCGTTACTCAGGTTTCTTTGATGCAAGGGAGAGAAAACATGGTGAATTCAGAGAAATG ATGCATCAATGGTATGGCAGATTAACCGGAACCCAGAAGGTCGTCCTTGGCATCGTAGCAGCTAACATTGCAGTATTTACTTTCTGGAGGATACCGGCAATGCAGCACTTCATGATACAGTGGTTTAGTGCAAACCCTGCTGCCA GTGCCACTTGCCTACCAATGATCCTTTCTGTCTTTAGTCATTACTCCCTCTGGCATTTAGGAGTCAACATGTATGTCTTATGGAGCTTCTCTGGTAGTATAGGGAGTGTGCTCGGCAAAGAGCAGTTCCTTGCAATGTACCTCAGTGCTG GTGTCTGGTCTTCCTTTGCAAGCTATGCGCTAAAGATAGCCACCTCAAGATTCAATCCCTCATTAGGGGCC TCAGGTGCAATAATGGCCGTCTTGGGAGCAGTTTGTGTACAGTATCCTGATGCTAGATTAGCCattgtctttcttcctttcatcaCCTTCTCTGCAAGCACA ggtcTTGTAGCTCTCTTAGGTCTGGAGACTACAGGAGTTCTTCTCGGCTGGCAGTTCTTTGACCATGCTGCTCATCTTGCTGGATTATTATTTGGATG ctACTATATAAAGCACGGTCACAAAGTATTCTGGGACAAGAGACAGCACTACCTTGAGCATTGGCATAAACACAGAGGAAAACCGAGTGAGGTCTGA